In one window of uncultured Campylobacter sp. DNA:
- the ilvD gene encoding dihydroxy-acid dehydratase has protein sequence MRSDIIKKGYTRAPHRSLLRATGLKDEDFEKPFIGVANSFIEIIPGHFFLNKYSEILKDEIRKNGCVPFEFNCIGVDDGIAMGHSGMLYSLPSRELIANSIETVMNAHALDALVCMPNCDKIVPGMVMGALRVNVPTVFVSGGPMKKGYTKKGEPIDLATAFEAVGKFETKEISAEELKEIECAACPSGGSCSGMFTANSMNTLCEAMGIALKGNGTVPALTPEREALIREAGRRICQIALDEKYKIRNIVNEKSIQNALVVDMAMGGSSNTVLHILAIAREAGVNLQIAGLNDISRKIAHIAKISPSLPNVHMEDIDRAGGLSAVINEISRRDNGLLGLDALTVSGESLGERVGASAIKDESVIRKVENAYSQVGGLAILFGNLAEQGCVVKTAGIIGERKFSGKAVCFNSQDEAIEGISKGKVGKGDVVVIRYEGPRGGPGMQEMLSPTSLIMGRGLGADVALITDGRFSGATRGLSVGHVSPEAAEGGMIGLLQDGDIIDIDVDTYAINVRLSETEIAERRAKFKPLEKPLPYRWLRMYRKLVTNASNGAILDA, from the coding sequence ATGAGAAGCGACATCATCAAAAAAGGCTATACGCGCGCGCCGCACAGAAGCTTGCTAAGAGCGACCGGACTAAAGGATGAGGACTTTGAAAAGCCTTTCATCGGCGTGGCAAATAGCTTCATCGAGATCATCCCGGGGCACTTTTTCCTCAACAAATACTCCGAAATTTTAAAAGACGAGATCCGCAAAAACGGCTGCGTGCCGTTTGAGTTTAACTGCATCGGCGTGGACGACGGCATCGCGATGGGGCATAGCGGGATGCTTTATAGCCTGCCTAGCCGCGAGCTGATCGCAAACTCCATAGAAACGGTGATGAACGCGCATGCCCTAGACGCGCTCGTATGTATGCCAAACTGCGATAAAATCGTGCCCGGCATGGTGATGGGCGCGCTTCGCGTGAACGTGCCGACGGTTTTTGTTAGCGGCGGCCCGATGAAAAAGGGCTACACCAAAAAAGGTGAGCCGATCGACCTTGCGACTGCGTTTGAGGCGGTGGGTAAATTTGAAACCAAAGAGATCAGCGCCGAGGAGCTAAAAGAGATCGAGTGCGCCGCCTGTCCGAGCGGTGGCAGCTGCTCGGGGATGTTTACGGCAAACTCGATGAATACGCTGTGCGAAGCGATGGGTATCGCGCTAAAAGGCAACGGCACCGTGCCTGCGCTAACTCCCGAGCGCGAGGCGCTTATCCGCGAGGCGGGGCGACGAATTTGCCAAATCGCGCTCGATGAAAAATATAAAATCCGCAATATCGTGAACGAAAAATCGATCCAAAACGCCCTAGTCGTCGATATGGCGATGGGCGGTAGCAGCAACACCGTGCTGCACATCCTGGCTATCGCGCGCGAAGCGGGGGTAAATTTACAGATCGCGGGGCTCAACGATATCAGCCGCAAGATCGCGCACATAGCCAAAATCAGCCCGAGCCTGCCAAACGTGCATATGGAGGACATCGACCGCGCGGGCGGACTAAGCGCCGTGATAAACGAAATTTCGCGCCGCGACAACGGGCTACTGGGTCTAGATGCGCTAACGGTAAGCGGCGAAAGCCTAGGCGAGCGCGTCGGAGCTAGCGCCATAAAAGACGAATCTGTCATCCGCAAGGTCGAAAACGCCTACTCGCAGGTCGGCGGGCTGGCGATTTTGTTTGGGAATTTAGCCGAACAGGGCTGCGTCGTCAAGACCGCGGGCATCATCGGCGAGCGCAAATTTAGCGGCAAGGCCGTGTGCTTTAACAGTCAAGACGAGGCGATAGAGGGCATCTCGAAGGGTAAAGTCGGCAAAGGCGACGTGGTCGTCATCCGCTACGAGGGGCCGCGCGGAGGTCCCGGCATGCAGGAGATGCTAAGCCCTACGAGTCTAATCATGGGGCGAGGGCTGGGTGCAGACGTGGCGCTGATCACGGACGGCAGATTTAGCGGTGCGACTAGAGGGCTAAGCGTCGGGCATGTGAGTCCCGAAGCGGCCGAGGGCGGCATGATCGGGCTGCTGCAAGACGGCGACATCATCGACATTGACGTGGATACATACGCGATCAACGTGCGCCTAAGCGAGACTGAGATAGCCGAACGCAGGGCTAAATTTAAGCCGCTTGAAAAACCGCTGCCGTATCGCTGGTTGCGAATGTATCGCAAGCTGGTAACGAACGCTAGCAACGGAGCGATTTTGGATGCGTAG
- a CDS encoding ABC transporter permease subunit, with protein MLKIDKIRKAQNPAFYVIDYLWGGFASLGAVCFFIAVWQVASEAYGPLILPEPATVFSKACEILKNFAANDLALSLKRALAGTFLALFAGICSGLAAGYFKSLRAFLNPLITVLLSTPPIVWIVLAIFWFHFGDTSVLFTVVIVVAPMTFASAAQAMASVSAEYTELFDSYKSPILKKLRYLYAPHLIERLLPAIYVAVSNGAKVLVMAELLGANDGIGAKIAEARVNIDTIEVMAYVCLVIAFTALFDYLVTKPLEILLMPWSR; from the coding sequence ATGCTAAAAATCGATAAAATTCGCAAAGCTCAAAACCCCGCGTTTTACGTCATAGACTATCTGTGGGGCGGCTTTGCGAGCCTAGGGGCGGTGTGCTTTTTTATAGCCGTTTGGCAGGTGGCGAGCGAGGCTTACGGGCCGCTTATTCTTCCGGAACCCGCGACTGTTTTTTCTAAGGCGTGCGAAATTTTAAAAAATTTCGCCGCAAACGATCTGGCCTTATCGCTTAAGCGCGCGCTTGCAGGCACCTTCCTCGCGCTTTTTGCGGGGATTTGCAGCGGGCTTGCGGCCGGGTATTTCAAAAGCCTGCGAGCCTTTTTAAACCCGCTAATTACCGTACTTCTCTCGACGCCGCCCATCGTTTGGATCGTGCTTGCGATATTTTGGTTTCATTTCGGCGATACGAGCGTGCTTTTTACCGTCGTTATCGTCGTCGCGCCGATGACTTTTGCGTCCGCGGCGCAGGCGATGGCTAGCGTGAGCGCCGAATACACCGAGCTTTTCGACAGCTACAAAAGCCCAATTTTAAAAAAACTGCGCTACCTCTACGCGCCGCACCTAATCGAGCGGCTGCTCCCTGCGATCTACGTCGCGGTCAGCAACGGCGCGAAGGTGCTTGTGATGGCGGAGCTTTTGGGTGCTAACGACGGCATCGGCGCAAAGATCGCCGAAGCGCGCGTAAATATCGATACGATCGAGGTCATGGCGTATGTGTGCCTAGTCATAGCCTTTACGGCGCTTTTCGATTATCTCGTGACCAAGCCGCTTGAAATTTTACTGATGCCGTGGAGCAGATGA
- a CDS encoding ABC transporter substrate-binding protein has protein sequence MQRRNFLKLTSALAASGLASPLFAKETFTIYGAPAMPSLIIGVACIQGQIGKKYDAKLELWRDPDQLRAGVANGEYKVMMSPSNVGMNLANQGRKIGMVNILTEGLNFVMSKGEKITEFAQLKGKKIVMPFKNDMLDIIVRAIAKKQGISGLNIDYTASPAESAQLFLAKDYDVAITVEPLASAMILKGKVSGIAVQRGANLSDMWAQAFSVKPIIPQAGIIADTDFYVAKKADFEILNADLADALAWIKANKQSAAAIGTNFFPAPPPAIFMSIDTSNLCVKKPSEIKDELLKFYEILMEFNPKLLGGAMPKDEFFLC, from the coding sequence ATGCAAAGAAGAAATTTCTTAAAACTAACGTCTGCGTTGGCGGCTAGCGGGCTTGCTAGCCCTCTTTTTGCAAAGGAGACTTTTACTATTTACGGCGCGCCCGCGATGCCTAGTCTCATCATAGGCGTTGCGTGCATACAGGGGCAGATCGGCAAAAAATACGACGCGAAGCTTGAGCTTTGGCGCGATCCCGATCAGCTGCGCGCAGGCGTGGCAAACGGCGAGTACAAGGTCATGATGAGCCCTAGCAACGTGGGGATGAACCTCGCAAATCAGGGGCGCAAGATCGGTATGGTAAATATCCTCACCGAGGGGCTAAATTTTGTGATGAGCAAGGGCGAGAAGATAACGGAATTTGCTCAGCTGAAGGGCAAAAAGATCGTAATGCCTTTTAAAAACGACATGCTAGACATCATCGTGCGAGCCATAGCGAAAAAGCAGGGCATTAGCGGACTAAACATCGACTACACCGCTAGCCCCGCAGAGAGTGCGCAGCTGTTTTTGGCCAAGGACTACGACGTCGCAATCACGGTGGAGCCGTTAGCAAGCGCCATGATCTTAAAGGGCAAAGTATCGGGTATCGCCGTGCAACGAGGAGCAAATTTAAGCGATATGTGGGCGCAGGCGTTTTCGGTAAAGCCCATCATCCCGCAGGCTGGCATCATCGCAGATACCGATTTTTACGTCGCGAAAAAGGCGGATTTTGAAATTTTAAACGCCGATTTGGCAGACGCGCTTGCGTGGATCAAAGCGAACAAACAAAGCGCCGCGGCGATCGGGACGAATTTCTTTCCCGCGCCGCCGCCTGCGATATTTATGAGCATCGATACGTCGAATTTGTGCGTCAAAAAGCCTAGCGAGATCAAAGACGAGCTTTTGAAATTTTATGAAATTCTGATGGAATTTAACCCTAAGCTCCTCGGCGGCGCGATGCCTAAGGACGAATTTTTTCTATGCTAA